From Erigeron canadensis isolate Cc75 chromosome 5, C_canadensis_v1, whole genome shotgun sequence:
GATGGAGGCTTATGCCTCATCGTGAGAAATCCAGAAATCCAAGGTTCGTTCAAATCTTGACATAAAAATACTTGGGGTAATTTAGGAGCATTTTGATTAAAATATAGTGTAATTttgcttttttaaaaaaagaaaaactaaattaTTGTTTTGTACTTTAATTTAGGAGCATTTTGATTAAAATATAGTGTattttgcttttaaaaaaaagaaaaactaaactattgttttgtacttttgttactatatattatagaaaatgatcaatgttttaaatattaaagTCCACACTTGTACcacattatttttaaatctaCATATGATACAGTTATATAATGCATATTTGTGatagatttaataaaaattgtaataCGAATATCAATTCCCTTTAAATACGATATATATCAGTCAAATGTTGACTTGGTTTGacatgataaaaatttaaaattcatataGTTAACCACACCAAATCCTTCTCCCTCCATGTATACATTCCCACTAACCATAAATTTGAGATTATAAATATAAAGCCAACACACAGACTACTCATTTTTAACCACGAGAAATTACCATGGCAAGAGCAACTCCCTCCGTCTTATTCACTCTTCTCTTCTTCATTTTCATATCAGGTACCACTTTCATTCCCATCATATTTCTTTAACTATACTCAATAATAGTGTTTAAGTTAAGCTAAtgccttttatttattattattatcatcattatagttttattgttatattgcaCATAAAAGTTCACTAACAAagtttaataatatatacatgaatGATATTTCAAAACCATCAAGAAAACAATTGTTAATTTGgagaacgcgttttcaaaacaACAATCAGTTATGATCGAGTGTTTTCGACATAACTGATTAATTGATACTATAgatcaaaacaaaaatgaacACTTTGACAAACCATAACTTGCATAATCCCTAGCTTTAAAATAcgacatatatataatgtgattttttttataatctgtAAAATCATTATGTTTTTTTGAATGTTTTAGGTAGCTTGATGAAAATTATTGTAGGACAAGAGTCCAACCAGGTACCTAGTCATCtatattagtatattagtatataattatatatatatatatatattagacgtACATATTTCAGTTACAAAACCTATCAATTAAACAAGAATTTATGAACTTGTTACAAGACTAGAAAAAAAGCCTTTTGGTATTCTATGTTTTTTgactaataaaaaaatgaatttatagGTGACTTGGTGCTTAGCGAAGCCATCAACTTCGGATGTACTCTTGGAGAATAATATTGAATACGCGTGTGCTAGTTTGGGCGACTGTAGTATAATTAATGCAGGAGGGGCTTGTCATGAACCAAACACATTGATCAACAGAGCTTCAGTTGTAATGAATCTTTACTAccaacaaaacaaaagaaacttTTGGAATTGTGATTTCTTAGACTCTGGACTTGTTTCTGTCACGGACCCAAGTATGCTAAAATCTTAGATTATTAGAGTACTAATTATGgtgtcaaattttttttattatatgtatagtaATCATGTTGGTTTTTCTCTTCTTCTACAGGCTATGGTAATTGCACGTACAAGGCCGAAGAGTAAGAGTTCAACATGGATTCATGAATTTTGTCATCatatgttttactttattgACGATTGATATATTACATACTAcgaatatataattataatacacAGATATCCTTGTGAAGATTATTGTGATTCATCAATTGATTTCATGATGAGGATACATATGAAGTCTCATAAATTATGTCTTACATTCACTACAAAGAAATTCAGGTTTTGGGACGACAAAAGTCACCCCCAAAGGTCACCAATGTCGTCCCCAAAACCTTTTTGTGACGACTTTTGTGACGACAAGCCATGGTCCCCAAAGCTTCGTCTCTAAAAGTGTTTAGCGACGACAAAAATGAGGCCCACCTCCAAATAAGAAAAATGggaaagaaaatagaaaattattTTGTGACGACAATGTCGTCCcaaaatactttttatttaatttttctaaaaaaaataaaaataaattaaaattttatttataaaggcAATAATTACTTAGCGACGACTTTAGTAACGACAATGTCGTCCCTAGatgaaattttattaaaaaaaataaattgtattttttcatatttagtattttgtatttatatattatatatgtatttatgtattttgtatatgaaaatatgttaattaatacAAAATCTATTAAAATCAATTATAAACATTAAATATGTACAAAACatctaaatctaaacaaaaccacaaatttcattcaaaatcatacTCATACtcaatatatttacatttcatTGATAACTATAATCtattatcaaaataaacaaacataacattACATACTAAAATCACAACTAACCACATATTACCATACATATTATACTAACAAAATCAACCTTGAAATTAAGATAGTGGTGATGGATATGGTAGCCGACGACAGCGACGATGCCATTGATGGTGGTGGTCAGCTCCGGCTGCTGTGGTGGTTGAGGGCAGACGCGGTGGAGGGTAAAAAGTGACGGCAGTGGTGGTTGGCTATGGTGGTGATTGGTTGTTGTCACTGCAAAACAACAAAGATAAGAGCTTTAGTAACaaaaataacttaaattacatatttatatcacAATATAAGAAACCcttgtaagaaaaaaaaaaggaagaagaagcaACGACGGCAAGGTGTATGTAGCTGGATGGGATTTTTCCGGTAGCCCAAGGCGGCGGCGTgaagagaaaaaagaagaaaagagggaAGATAGAAAAGAGGAAATGCTAATAGAGAGGGATAAGGATTCCCGACGGTATGATTTTTACGATGGGTATAAGTTTTCGGTGAGAGTATAGTTTTTTGGTGGTGTTGCTTTCGGGAAAGAGGAAATAAGGGAAGAAAAGTCTTGGGTTAGTTTGTGTGGatgaaatgtatgtgtgtgtatataactAGTTGACTAGTATATGTGTTCAAATTTTTAGGGGTGAAAATGGAGggttttttaaaacttttttgtaaagttattatAAGTTTATTAACAATTTTCATGGTGCAATATATTGAACTattgtttaaaataaattagataTCAAACTTATAACTATAACTTAGTAATTTAACACTATACATATTAGAAAGATCAGGTTCCTTAAATCTTAGTTAAAGCCAATATTATAAAAGCTAATTAGTGTTAAGTGATTGTAGTTAATTGTGGTTAACCGGAAttcaaaagtaatatatattaattcttttGTTATCTCGTATGGGCCCATATTGGGCAATGTGTGTTCGTCATTCGTTTGAATGAGCTTGTTGGTTCTTTAAACATGATTGTTATATGATGTGAGCTTATTAAGCCTTTACACACGTTTGTTATATCATATGGGTCCATATTGGGTCATGTGTTGTCGTAATTCATTTGAATGGGCTTATCGGTTCTTTAAACCTGTTTGTTATATGATGTGATCTTATTGAGCCCTTACACTCGTTTTTTATATCATATGGGCCCATATTGGGCCATGTGTGGTCGTAATTCATTTGAATCAACTTATCGGTTCTTTAAACATGTTGTTATATGATGTGATCTTATTGAGCCTTTACACTCGTTTGTTATCTCATATGGGCCCATATTGGGCCATGTGTGGTCGTAATTCGTTTGAATGGGCTTATCGGTTCTTTAAACATGTTTGTTATATGATGTGCTCTTATTGAGCCTTTACGCTCGTTTGTTATCTCATATGGGCCCATATTGGCCCATGTGTGTTCGTCATTCGTTTGAATGGGCTTGTTGGTTCTTTAAAACTGATTGTTATATGATGTGAGCTTATTAGGCCTTTACACACGTTTGTTATATCCTATGGGTCCATATTGGGCCATGTGTTGTCGTAATTCATTTGAATGGGCTTATCGGTTCTTTAAATCTGTTTGTTATATAATGTGAGCTTATTGGACCTTTACATTCGTTTGTTATCTCATATGGGCCCATATTTGGCCACGTATGTTCTTCATTCGTTTAAATGGGCTTATCGATTCTTTAAACCTGTTTGTTATATGATGTGAGCTTATTGGGCCTTTACACTCATTTGTTATCTCATATAGGCCCATATTGGCCCATGTGTGTTTGTAATTCGTTTGAATGGGCTTATCTGTTCTTTAAACCTGTTTGTTATATGATGTGATCTTATTGGGCCTTTACACTCTTCTGTTATCTCATATGGGCCCATATTGCTTGAATGAGCTTACTGGGTTTGTAAACTTGTTTcttatataattaattgataatatatgacaaatgaACGTATCATTGTATATTTGAATGTCTATTTTTAACTCGTAtcgtgtttgtttgttttgtttcgCTTATCTACGTGCGcctaaatttaattttaaaattaatatttcttttatatttaaataacaCTATTTTTTGGAAGTTTATAATTAGGAgggaaaaaattaaaatgctcaaaaataagtttttttttttgaaaaaatattttttgggaCGACAAAGTCGTCACAAAACTCATCCCTAGAACAATGGTGGGAACTTTTCATTTAGGTGggaaatgaaaaaattaaaatgaaaaacgaaaaacattttttttggaGGAAAAAGATTTGGAGACGACAAAGTCGTCACAAATGTCTTCACCAAAACTATGGCgggaatttatttttttggagggaaaagaaaaaaaataaaaaatggaaaataaatatattacgTGACGACATTTGCGACGACATGAAGCGtcacaaaatatttttcatcttttgtcattgaaaaaaatcaaaaagaaaaggaaaaattattttgtgatgACGGTGTCATCCCCAAAACTTTTCTTTGACTTTTTTAGTCAAA
This genomic window contains:
- the LOC122601404 gene encoding glucan endo-1,3-beta-D-glucosidase-like → MARATPSVLFTLLFFIFISGSLMKIIVGQESNQVTWCLAKPSTSDVLLENNIEYACASLGDCSIINAGGACHEPNTLINRASVVMNLYYQQNKRNFWNCDFLDSGLVSVTDPSYGNCTYKAEE